CTGCTTCGCCTGCTCCTTTGGCTCGGGATAAAACCACGCGGCATCCTTGTTGCGTTCGCCGTCGACCACGACATCGTAATAACTCGCCACGCCTTTCCAGCCACAGGTGGTATGCGTTTCACTGTCGGCGAAGTTCTCGCGCTTGATCGAACCCGGCGGGAAATAATGATTGCCTTCGACCACGATTGTTTCATCACTCTCGGCGATCACGGTGTTATTCCAGATTGCCTGCATCTGATTTCTCCGGTTTGAAATATTGCGGTTTCGGCTCAGCTCGCCTTGCGCCCTTTCAAACTATCGATCGCGCGCGCTAGGCCCTGCAACGTGAGCGGGAACATGCGCCCCTGCATCAGCTCTTGCGTGAGCGTGATCGACGGCGTGTAGTTCCAATGTGATTGCTCGATCGGGTTGAGCCACACCGCGCGCGAATACACGTCGAGCATTCTCTTGATCCAGACTTGTCCGGCTTCCTCGTTCCAACCTTCGATGCTGCCGCCGGGCTGCAGGATTTCGTACGGGCTCATACTCGCGTCGCCGACGAAAATCAGTTTGTAGTCGGCCGGATATTTATGCAGCAACTCCAGCGTCGGCATCGGTAGCTGGTGGCGGCGCGTATTGTCGCGCCAGAGTTTTTCGTAGACGAAATTGTGGAAATAAAAATGTTCGAGATGCTTGAATTCGCTGCGCGCGGCGGAGAATACTTCCTCGCACAACTTGATGTGATCATCCATCGAACCGCCCACATCCAATAGCAGCAAAATCTTCACCGCGTTATGCCGTTGCGGCGTCATTTTCAGATCGAGCAAACCGGCATTGCGCGCGGTCGCGCGGATCGTGCCGTCGAGATCAAGTTCATCTTCCACGCCGGTGCGCGCCAGCCGACGCAACTGGCGCAAGGCCAGCTTGATATCGCGTGTGCCAAGCTCACGGGTATCGTCGAGATTGCGATAATCGCGCTGCTCCCACACTTTCACCGCACGGCGGTTTTTGGATGCGCCGCCGATGCGCACGCCTTCCGGGTGATAACCGGAATGGCCGAACGGCGACGTGCCGCCGGTGCCGATCCAGCGATTGCCGCCGTGATGTTGTTCCTTCTGTTCCTCGATGCGCTGGCGCAGGGTTTCCATGAGTTTGTCCCAGCCGCCGAGCGCTTCGATGCGCGCTTTTTCTTCGTCGGATAACAGCAGATCGGCGTGACGACGCAACCACTCGTCGGGCACATCGCCGAATTGCTCCAGCGAGATTTCGCCGATGCCCTGGAAAAATGTGCTGAAGGCGCGATCGTAGCGGTCGTAGCGCGTTTCGTCCTTGATCAGGCAGGTGCGCGCAAGCAGGTAAAACTCGTCGAGCGACAACGCGGCGAGACCCGCCTGCAGGGCTTCGAGCAAGGCCAGGAATTCGGTCACGCTCGGTTGCAAACCCGCCGCACGCAAGGTGTAGAAAAAACGCGTCAACATGAATGCTCTATCCTGCCTGCTGGTTTAACCCAGCCACCGCGACGCTCGGTCGTGAATCGCCGTCCTGACCTAGTTCGATGGCTGGTTATCTACGTAAGGTATCGTACAATGCACAGTAGCTTAATTGTGCTTCAGGCCTTCACGTCTTGCTAAACTACTACGCAGCACACTCACTTCACAGCATAACGGCAGCACCGGATACTGGCGAGTCTTGCGCCAGCGGCCCGGCTTTCCCAAGGACATCATCATGCGCAAGCAACTTGTTCCATTACTGATCGCCGGCATTGCGCTGGCCGGATGCAATTCGTCGCCACAGTCGGAAACACCGGCGAAAAATGCGGCTGCCGCTGTTCCTGCCGTCACCAGCATTACCGGCACGGTGAACTACCGGCAGAAGATTCCGCTTTCCGCGGATGCACGACTCGACGTGTCGCTGGTGGATGTCAATCAACAGTCGGTGGTGATTGCGCAAAAAACCTTCGCCCCGATCAGTGCCGTGCCTGCCAGTTTCGAGCTGCCGATCGATGTATCGAAAATCGTGCCCAAGGATATCTACGTAATCAAAGCCGTGCTGCTGGATGGCGAGCGCCGTTTTGTGCCGGCACTCGAATATCCGGTGTTGACCAAGGGCGGGCCGGTCAAGGTCGATATTCTGCTCAATCCGGAAAGCACCGCCAGCGAAAAACTCAATGACGATTTCCGCAAGCTCGAAAACAATATCGGCGCGATGATCCGCATCACCGGCTCTCGCGAGACCGCCGATTACAACCTCGGCTGGGATGCGTTCTACTCGAACAACGATCTGCGCTTTCTGCGCGAAACCGTGGACATCGGCGAGAAGGGCCGCACCAGTTCGAAATACGCCTTCAACAACGGCAAGGTATGGAT
The sequence above is drawn from the Pseudolysobacter antarcticus genome and encodes:
- a CDS encoding DUF427 domain-containing protein; protein product: MQAIWNNTVIAESDETIVVEGNHYFPPGSIKRENFADSETHTTCGWKGVASYYDVVVDGERNKDAAWFYPEPKEQAKQIKGYVAFWKGVTVK
- a CDS encoding vWA domain-containing protein, translated to MLTRFFYTLRAAGLQPSVTEFLALLEALQAGLAALSLDEFYLLARTCLIKDETRYDRYDRAFSTFFQGIGEISLEQFGDVPDEWLRRHADLLLSDEEKARIEALGGWDKLMETLRQRIEEQKEQHHGGNRWIGTGGTSPFGHSGYHPEGVRIGGASKNRRAVKVWEQRDYRNLDDTRELGTRDIKLALRQLRRLARTGVEDELDLDGTIRATARNAGLLDLKMTPQRHNAVKILLLLDVGGSMDDHIKLCEEVFSAARSEFKHLEHFYFHNFVYEKLWRDNTRRHQLPMPTLELLHKYPADYKLIFVGDASMSPYEILQPGGSIEGWNEEAGQVWIKRMLDVYSRAVWLNPIEQSHWNYTPSITLTQELMQGRMFPLTLQGLARAIDSLKGRKAS
- a CDS encoding YbaY family lipoprotein; the encoded protein is MRKQLVPLLIAGIALAGCNSSPQSETPAKNAAAAVPAVTSITGTVNYRQKIPLSADARLDVSLVDVNQQSVVIAQKTFAPISAVPASFELPIDVSKIVPKDIYVIKAVLLDGERRFVPALEYPVLTKGGPVKVDILLNPESTASEKLNDDFRKLENNIGAMIRITGSRETADYNLGWDAFYSNNDLRFLRETVDIGEKGRTSSKYAFNNGKVWMLVKQDFAENGKSPTLTTRLGWNDAGELILKEKGNDEATPDDVKALTAAANAAATTANARKAASSKH